One Delphinus delphis chromosome 16, mDelDel1.2, whole genome shotgun sequence genomic window, tagccactggaccaccaggtaagtcccttaGCAATATTTCTGACAGGTCTCTGGGTAAGTTATCTTACAATCTCCGGCAGGGTTTCTTAAAAATGAGGAGtccttcagccataaaaagaaatgaaattgagttatttgtagtgaggtggatggacctacagactgtcatacagagtgaagtaagtcagaaagaaaaacaaataccgtacgctaacacatatatatggaatctaaaaaaaaaaaaaaaaaaaggttctgaagaacctaggggcaggacaggaataaagatgcagatgtagagaatggacctgaggacacagggaaggggaaggggaagctgggacaaagtgagagtggcatggacacatatacactaccaaatgtaaaatagctagctagtgggaagcagccgcatagcacagggagatcagctcggtgctttgtgaccacgtagaggggtgcgatagggagggtgggagggaaatgcaaggaggaggagatatggggatatatgtatacatatagctgattcactctgtcatacagcagaaactaacacaccattgtaaagcaattatactccaataaagatgttaaaaaaataggttctgcatttttaaacaagAGCCCCAGTTCTGACACACACTAACATAAGAGAAAAGCTGAGAGGGTACAAGAAGAGGGAAATgtatggggtgggtggggggtggccaGATAAGAATATGCTGAGCTTGGGTCCACGAAGAGAGGTCAGTGAGTGGCTCATGTCACAGAGGTACAGCTGGTCAGGCAAAGCCTTAGGCATGGGGCCCAGTGATCCGCACCTCTGCCAGGGATCACATGGAGATCCTCAGGGAAGACAGATAAAGAAGCACCATCCTGTCTTCCCTAGGCCACAAAGAGATGTAAGGGTGTGCATGCATGAAGACCCTTTAATACCCCTGCTTTCTTGGGAGTGCGCAGCTCagacagggtgggggaggggacctATCTGCTCCCAATTCAAAGTGAGAGGAAAATCCAGTTAAAGACTGGGGTGACACCCAGTGGTCAAATAAGAAAAAGCACAGAAACAAAGGCAATGGAAACTTTtttcagtaaaactggaaaaggcTCTACGACGTCATGATCGCAGCCACTCCAGCAGTCCAGGCAGCATACCACGGAATGAGTGTCCAGGTGGCAGGCACCCTGGGCTAACAGCTCCCTTCCGTGGCTCTCTTCCAGGCTTCCACCCGTGTGGCTGTCCCTGGTATTATAAGGGCTGAGCACCTAGATCCAATGGTAGTAAGCACTACCTCAGGGCAGGCTCCAGAGTGGGGAGCAGAGGAGATTGGTATCCACCATGTCGCCCCTTGGCTCTGAAAGCCTGGGCTGGAGTTTTGGCAAGAAGTCCCCTATCCCCTTTCCAGCTTCCCCACTGCTTTTACCTCAACTTGctcattcccacctcagggcctctgtatttacttttccctctgcctggactccTTTCTCCAGATGTTCACATGGCTCAATCCTAGTTCTTCAGAGGCCCCAGCTCAAATGTCCTCTGCTCAGAGACACCTTTTCAGATCTTAATCTAAACTAGCCTGTAAGCATTATCACATTACTGTATTTTTTCCTCTAGAGCATTTTTCACTATCTAAAACTATGTTTTGTATGTATTTGTTCATTGCTTATCTTGTCTCTTCTACCACATTACAGGTTCTGTGGAAGCAGGGACCTCATCTGTCTTGTCAGTGCTATATTCGCAGGATGCAGAACAaaacctggcacacagcaggttctcaaatatttgctaaattgaATTCTCTTGCAATGAAACCCTGCCCTAGGCTAGGCCCCTCAGATTGAGAAGGGCCCATAGGTCACAACTACAGGACAGAGGCAGCCCTAGCAGAGGACTAAGAGTCTCTACCCCAGCCTGTCCTGGTAGGCTCATTTCAGCATCCAGCTCTGCAATGCCTTCACCTTGAAGGCTTGGAGAGGTCTGGCTTGTTGGGGTTGGGGGCCTGGTCAGAGTGAGTCTCAGAGATCTGGGGCACAGCCCCCTTTTTGCCAGAAGAGGGCTTTTTGGCCACTAGCCCATTGTCATCCTTGATCTTCTTGAGCCGGGCCTTGCTCTTTGGTGGTATGGAGAAGGTGAGAGAGCTCTTGTTGAATTCAAGTGGGAAGACACCTACGTCTCCATCAAAGCGGTTCTTGGACACCTGTAGATACCGTTTCCCTGGTCCAGTTACCAGCCTCCTGTCCTGCAGGATCAGAACATTGTCTGCTTCCTGGCTTGCCTGGGGGATAAGGGGCAaaaggaggaaggagcagtgagaaGACGCATGAGAGAACCACAAAGGAAGGTTGAGGGTGCAGGGAGGAATAGCAAAAATGGGGGAAGGGAAAAGTACTTCCCCCATCACCAAAGCTCTTTGAACTACTGACCAGAATGCTGGGGCCACTTGAGCCTTTTAGTTCCCTGACAACCCTGTTGCTGTCCCAGATTGtgtacatgctgttccctctgctgctAACATTTCTGGCTCCACAGCTCACTCAACCCGAGTTCCTTATCATTTAGGTCCTGGTCTAAATGTTACACTTCATCAGAGAGACCATTCTTGATCCCTGTAAATAAAAAAGGCACTACcatctttccatttctgttaTTCTCTCCCCCAGTTCCATGTCTGTTCCATTGTGGCACATAGTTTGTGTTCCTTGCCCTGTATTCCCCGTGCCCAGCCCAGGCTTGGCGTGTAATAGGCACTCAGTGTACCACTGGAAGCTCCAGGATCTGGCTGGTCCCGCTGCCCAGAAGGCCCTCCcacttatttgcttatttaacaCCTGTTGTTGGACAAAACCCAACCCAACCTCTGTTGACACATCTTCTAGGAAGTCTCCCCCCAGGCTGACTCAgatgccttttctcttttctcccaacACCTGTGCCGCCTATCGTAGCGCTTATCATACTGAGTTGTAATCACTGTCtccttttttccctgttttttttttttggatgcgcCACGTGGCGTATCGGATctaagttccccaaccagggatcgaacccgcgccccctgcattggaagcacggagtcttaaccaccggaccgccagggaagtccctcactgtcTCCCTCTTTTCCCCATAGAATATGTGAGTTCCTGGAAGGCAAGCAGGGCAAAGGACCCACCATTATCAGCCTTGTATTCCAGCACATGTGTTCCTCATGTCATGGCCCCAGAGGCAAGCTGCCTCCTGCCTGTTCCAGATGGACAGTCAAGATGATTTAAGGCCGAATGAGGGCTGTCCCTGGTCACACCTGCCCCCTCTACTTTCCATAGCTTGAGCTCCTCTAAAGCCCACTTACTTTGGCTGAGCCAAAAATGGATGCTGTCTGTAGTTCTTTATCATCATCTTCCTTCCGGGGGTGAATGACCAGTGTCACATGGCAGCTACTGTCTGTGGCAAACTTCCGAAAAGCCCCGATGATATAGTCTTGAGCTGCAATCCTACCCAACAAAGAGGttaccagacacagaaggacaagaACAGACACATACTCCTGATTCGTTAACATCTCCCCACAAACCACCACAACCTCACTCTACTTCCCTCTACCTAAGGACTCACACTTAAGTCCCTGTCCATACTTCCCACTACCACACCCCACACCTCTACAAAGACAGAAATACATATGGGATGGTATGCTCCTGCACATATGTCAGAAAACAAGAGTACAGTGTGTCTGCCCAGAGGCCAGCTCCCTGAGAAGATGTGTGTCTAAGTGGGTTACAGCTAGACAAGAGGAGGATGTCACCTGTCTGTGGACAGCTGCTCATGACCCATCATGAATTGCAGATTGTCGATAACCACATGACAAATGTCATACACGTAGACTGCATGTTGCATTGTGTCTATCACAGTCCTGGGAAGAGGCAGAGACAATGAATTCAAGAGTCAGTTACAAGTAATCTCCAGACCATGGCAGCCAGAAAACTCTGTTGGGAGTCTGTTCTCCCACCCTCCTATTCTTTGAAAGCTCCACACCTAGGAATCTCACCTGATGCTCTGTTGCCCATGAAAAGTCATGAAATAGAGGGGCAGGTCTTCAAAGCGGTCGGCCCACTCGTCATATTTGTCCAGTTGCTCTTCCAGTCGCCCCACAGCGAACTGTGTCAGCATGACCCGGGCTAGTCTCACGTTGCTGATCTCAAAGCTACCCCATAGCGTGTTCACTCCCTGGGTACACAAGTCCAGGGCATATTCACTGATGAATGTCGTCTTTCCACTGCCTGTCGGCCCTGCATGGGGGGTTGAACACAGACCCGGGTGAGGAGTAAAGCCCTACCGTTGAAACCAAGACAGGCAAGGAGCTTCAAAGTTGGGAGGGGAAGGCGCCTCTTCAACATTTACTGTAGCCCAAACCCACATGCTTCAGTCATCTGACCCTCTGCCCCCAAACCCGCCCAAGCAGTGATTTCCCAAAGGGTCACCTGTGAAGACTGTCAGCTCGCCCTTCCGATGTCCCTTCAAGAGACGATTGAGGTCAGGGAAGCGGCTCCAGCGAACGCCAGCTGCCTGCTCCACATTTGACAGTTCTCCTAGCACCTCCTCCCGAAGCTGCCGGAAAGACACGATAGACTTGTGCCAGGCAGGCAGGGCAGTACGCAGAATACGAGAAAGATTTAAGCCTTGGTTCAGAGCCTCCAGGGGAGAGGGCTGCTGGTCCCCAGGCCGCACCAAGGAGCATCGTTTGGGGTTCAGTTTTCGGGCGAACAGCTTGGCAGCTTCCCAGGACCGAAGGTCATCCCCCAGCCAGAGCACAATGCGTCGAAACTGTTCGAGGTAAGGAAGCAAGACAGGGGGTAAGCAGGCTGTTCCTCGGGGTAGGGCAAGGGTGGGCAGCCCTGTGGACTGGCTCAAGGCCAGGCTGTCCAGCTCACGACTCGTCAGCACCACCTCAACATCTCGACGACTGATCAGGGGTAACCCAAACAGGTTGTGGAAGGCACCAGGCTGGGGGATGGTGGTCTCCATATAGTGCACTCTGTCACCCTGGCCTTCGGCCCCTAGTAGCTTCAGGCCTCGTAATCCCAATCCTCCAGGGGAGAACCAAGGAAAGACAAGGCTGTGAGCAGGCCGCAGGTAGCGCACACTGAAACGCTTGAGTGTGTCATCTGTCACTTTGGTGAGGCCAAACATCACGCGAGCCAGCTGGGCCTCTTTTGGTTCAGGCAGCTCCCAGAGAGGTACGGCTCGGTCCCAGATCCTCTGGACCTCCTCACTGTCCTCAGCTTCTGGGGCCTCACTAAGCAGGACCCCTTCTCTGGCCCCATCCCCTCGCCCCTCCACGCTGGCCTGGAAGTCTTCCCAGCTCCCCTCAGCTAGGCTGGTCATGCAGAGAAAGCGGCCTGTGGTCTTGTCAATGAAGAGGCTGAAGGAAGTGGCAGCACCAGTCTCGTCCTTGAGCTTCGAGGCACCCACAAAGGGACTAGGTGCCCGCACGCAGCTGTGCCCATCCTGGAAGGGGATCCCATGGGCCCGCAAATATTGCCGGATTTCAGTTGCTGTTACAGGCAACACTGGTACCTCCAAGGCGGCGAGAGCCTCCTTCCTGTACCGTCTGCGAGGAGGGCCCACGGCCAAGCTTCGTGGCAGGCCCCTCCACCCCATCCACAGCCCACGTAGTGGCAGCAGGATACGGAGGGGGTACCCACTTCGGAGGAGGACCCACATTCCTAGTCAAACGGGGGAAGTCACTGCTTGAAATGCCTTAGGTGCCCGGTTCGGGTGCCTTCACTACTAGGTCAGACCCTAGGGATCCTGCACGcagctctcttctccctctgaatCCTCTTCAGCCCCTCTACATTGCCACTTCACATCTATGCCAGAGGACACGGCCCTTTCACGTCCGTGTCCCTTTGGCCGGTTCCCTACCTCTGAAGTCCTCCACAGCTGCTGCCCCCGCCGCCTCCCCTCCGCGCCGCCCCTCGCCGATGCGGTTTTTCTCGATCATCTCCTCGCCACTACCGCCCCTCCACTGCCCCTCCTCGTCGTCCTCATCTCTGCGGCCGCCTGCGTCCCTTCCGTAGTCCCTCTCCTCTGAGCCCCCTGCTAGAGGACCGCTCCGCCGCTCCTTCCCTCAAGGGGACACCAGGCAACCTGAGCGCCACTCCTTCGCTCCCGCCGAGCTCCGCGCTCAGAGGGACGCCCGCCGCGCCTCCGCCGCGTGGTTTTCTCGGCTCCACTGCTAGGAGCTCCGCCGCTCCTGACCCCGGCCCCGAGTCACCACTTTCCTCTTGCCCCTGTTGCCTGCAACATGGGTCACTCGCGCCACTAGCCACGACCTCGGAAACAAAACTGCCGCGGCGCCAGTGTTCCAGGAAGCGGAAGCCTCGGGTTAGTCCCGCCCCCACACTGAGAGGCCGGGCTCGACGGCTTCGGAGCTGCGGCCATGACGGCGCGCGGGAGCGCGAGCCGCTTCCTGACCAGTGTCCTGCACAACGGGCTGGGTCGCTACGTGCAGCAGCTGCAGCGTCTCAGTTTTAGCCTCAGCCGTGACGCGCCCTCGTCCCGCGGCGCCAGGTGAGCCGGGGAAGGGCGCGGACGTGCGACTCCATGCCGAGGTTGCCCCGGGTCAGGAGTCACCTTGCTCACCCTTCTCCGGTCCCTCAGGGAGTTCGTGGAACGAGAGGTGACCGACTTCGCCCGCAGGAATCCCGGGGTCGTAATATACGTGAACCCGCGGCCGTGCTGCGTGCCCAGAGTAGTGGCCGAATACCGTAAGTGGGGCCGGACGAGGGCTGGAGGGAGGCGTCGTGGGGCTCGGCGCGCTTCCTGCCACTCGTGTGACCCCTGACCCGCTTCCTTTTATCCCCACCTCCGTTCGGCCAGTTAACGGGTCTGTGCGCGAGGAGAGCATCCACTGCAAGTCGGTCGAGGAGATCGCCACGCTGGTGCAGAAGCTGGCGGACCAGTCGGGCTTGGACGTGATCCGCATCCGCAAGCCC contains:
- the TWNK gene encoding twinkle mtDNA helicase isoform X2, which codes for MWVLLRSGYPLRILLPLRGLWMGWRGLPRSLAVGPPRRRYRKEALAALEVPVLPVTATEIRQYLRAHGIPFQDGHSCVRAPSPFVGASKLKDETGAATSFSLFIDKTTGRFLCMTSLAEGSWEDFQASVEGRGDGAREGVLLSEAPEAEDSEEVQRIWDRAVPLWELPEPKEAQLARVMFGLTKVTDDTLKRFSVRYLRPAHSLVFPWFSPGGLGLRGLKLLGAEGQGDRVHYMETTIPQPGAFHNLFGLPLISRRDVEVVLTSRELDSLALSQSTGLPTLALPRGTACLPPVLLPYLEQFRRIVLWLGDDLRSWEAAKLFARKLNPKRCSLVRPGDQQPSPLEALNQGLNLSRILRTALPAWHKSIVSFRQLREEVLGELSNVEQAAGVRWSRFPDLNRLLKGHRKGELTVFTGSGKTTFISEYALDLCTQGVNTLWGSFEISNVRLARVMLTQFAVGRLEEQLDKYDEWADRFEDLPLYFMTFHGQQSIRTVIDTMQHAVYVYDICHVVIDNLQFMMGHEQLSTDRIAAQDYIIGAFRKFATDSSCHVTLVIHPRKEDDDKELQTASIFGSAKASQEADNVLILQDRRLVTGPGKRYLQVSKNRFDGDVGVFPLEFNKSSLTFSIPPKSKARLKKIKDDNGLVAKKPSSGKKGAVPQISETHSDQAPNPNKPDLSKPSR
- the TWNK gene encoding twinkle mtDNA helicase isoform X1, with translation MWVLLRSGYPLRILLPLRGLWMGWRGLPRSLAVGPPRRRYRKEALAALEVPVLPVTATEIRQYLRAHGIPFQDGHSCVRAPSPFVGASKLKDETGAATSFSLFIDKTTGRFLCMTSLAEGSWEDFQASVEGRGDGAREGVLLSEAPEAEDSEEVQRIWDRAVPLWELPEPKEAQLARVMFGLTKVTDDTLKRFSVRYLRPAHSLVFPWFSPGGLGLRGLKLLGAEGQGDRVHYMETTIPQPGAFHNLFGLPLISRRDVEVVLTSRELDSLALSQSTGLPTLALPRGTACLPPVLLPYLEQFRRIVLWLGDDLRSWEAAKLFARKLNPKRCSLVRPGDQQPSPLEALNQGLNLSRILRTALPAWHKSIVSFRQLREEVLGELSNVEQAAGVRWSRFPDLNRLLKGHRKGELTVFTGPTGSGKTTFISEYALDLCTQGVNTLWGSFEISNVRLARVMLTQFAVGRLEEQLDKYDEWADRFEDLPLYFMTFHGQQSIRTVIDTMQHAVYVYDICHVVIDNLQFMMGHEQLSTDRIAAQDYIIGAFRKFATDSSCHVTLVIHPRKEDDDKELQTASIFGSAKASQEADNVLILQDRRLVTGPGKRYLQVSKNRFDGDVGVFPLEFNKSSLTFSIPPKSKARLKKIKDDNGLVAKKPSSGKKGAVPQISETHSDQAPNPNKPDLSKPSR
- the MRPL43 gene encoding LOW QUALITY PROTEIN: large ribosomal subunit protein mL43 (The sequence of the model RefSeq protein was modified relative to this genomic sequence to represent the inferred CDS: deleted 2 bases in 1 codon); its protein translation is MTARGSASRFLTSVLHNGLGRYVQQLQRLSFSLSRDAPSSRGAREFVEREVTDFARRNPGVVIYVNPRPCCVPRVVAEYLNGSVREESIHCKSVEEIATLVQKLADQSGLDVIRIRKPFHTDSPSIQGQWHPFTNKPTTLGGLRPREVQDPAPA